In Mixta intestinalis, the following are encoded in one genomic region:
- the gspG gene encoding type II secretion system major pseudopilin GspG, with protein MRPGTAKASTQAGFTLLEIMVVIVILGILASLVVPNLMGNKDKADRQKAISDIIALESALDMYRLDNHRYPTNEQGLEALVVKPTVDPIPPSYPEGGYIRRLPKDPWGNAYRLRQPGEFGVVDILSAGADGEYGTDDDINNMDQNR; from the coding sequence ATGCGACCAGGCACGGCTAAAGCATCGACTCAGGCTGGTTTTACGCTGTTGGAAATTATGGTGGTAATTGTCATTCTCGGCATCCTGGCCAGTCTGGTCGTACCGAACCTGATGGGCAATAAAGATAAGGCCGATCGACAAAAAGCCATCAGCGATATTATCGCGCTGGAGAGCGCGCTGGATATGTACCGGCTGGATAACCACCGCTATCCCACCAACGAACAGGGACTGGAGGCGCTGGTGGTTAAACCCACCGTCGATCCCATTCCTCCCAGCTATCCGGAAGGGGGTTATATCCGCCGTTTACCGAAAGATCCGTGGGGGAACGCCTATCGGCTGCGTCAGCCGGGCGAGTTTGGCGTGGTAGATATCCTTTCGGCTGGCGCAGACGGTGAGTATGGAACGGATGACGACATCAACAATATGGACCAAAACCGCTAA
- the gspF gene encoding type II secretion system inner membrane protein GspF gives MTEFRYRARDIAGKTHRGRVSAGSERLAGQRLRERGLLPLDLHEIRPRGKLFPAASISGNSLALLMRQLATLTGAGLPLDESLYAVAQQSEEKRVKNILQGVRARVVEGFPLADALRAHPTVFGSLYCALVEAGELSGQLDGVLLRLADYAEQRQQMKHKLIQALVYPLLLTLVAIGVIVTLLSVVVPRVTEQFIYMKQALPWTTRLLIALSDGIRDVGPWLVLTALGLMLIALRLVRKPDGRLAWHRLLLRLPLCGRVIRELNGARYARALSILYNSGVPLLQAMHISAQVLNNLHITSLLREACERVREGVSLQQALEQTALFPPMMRHMIASGERSGELGDMLLRAADNQESVFGARVTLFFSLFEPLLVVSMAAIVLFIVLAILQPILQLNNMMTL, from the coding sequence ATGACGGAATTTCGCTATCGGGCCCGGGACATTGCCGGTAAAACCCATCGCGGGCGGGTCAGCGCAGGCAGCGAACGGCTGGCCGGGCAAAGGCTGCGCGAACGAGGATTACTGCCGCTGGATCTGCATGAAATCAGGCCACGCGGCAAACTCTTTCCAGCCGCATCGATTTCAGGCAACTCGTTGGCCCTGCTGATGCGCCAGCTGGCAACGCTGACCGGCGCAGGGTTGCCGCTGGATGAATCACTCTACGCGGTGGCACAACAGAGCGAAGAAAAGCGGGTAAAAAACATACTGCAAGGGGTACGAGCGCGGGTGGTGGAAGGCTTTCCGCTGGCGGACGCGCTACGGGCCCATCCTACCGTGTTCGGCTCGCTCTACTGCGCGCTGGTAGAGGCTGGCGAGCTGTCCGGTCAGCTCGATGGCGTCCTGCTGCGGCTGGCAGACTACGCCGAACAGCGTCAGCAGATGAAACATAAGCTGATTCAGGCGCTGGTCTATCCGCTGTTGCTAACGCTGGTCGCCATCGGCGTGATCGTAACCCTGCTCAGTGTCGTAGTGCCGCGCGTGACAGAGCAGTTTATCTATATGAAACAGGCGCTGCCCTGGACTACCCGGCTGCTGATAGCGTTAAGCGACGGCATTCGTGATGTTGGTCCCTGGCTGGTGCTAACGGCGCTGGGCCTGATGCTGATAGCACTGCGCCTGGTGCGCAAACCTGACGGGCGGCTTGCCTGGCACCGTCTGTTGCTGCGGCTGCCGCTGTGCGGGCGTGTGATCCGCGAACTGAACGGTGCCCGCTACGCCCGTGCGCTCAGCATTCTTTACAACAGCGGCGTACCGCTGCTACAGGCCATGCACATCAGCGCTCAGGTGCTGAACAACCTGCATATCACCAGTCTGCTGCGTGAGGCGTGCGAGCGCGTTCGTGAAGGCGTCAGCCTGCAACAGGCGCTGGAACAGACCGCGCTGTTTCCGCCAATGATGCGTCACATGATTGCATCCGGCGAACGCAGCGGCGAACTGGGCGATATGCTGCTGCGGGCGGCGGATAATCAGGAGAGCGTTTTCGGCGCACGCGTCACGCTGTTCTTCAGCCTGTTTGAACCGCTGCTGGTAGTTTCAATGGCGGCCATCGTGCTGTTTATCGTGCTGGCCATTCTGCAACCGATTCTGCAACTCAACAATATGATGACGCTGTAA
- the gspE gene encoding type II secretion system ATPase GspE: MTAPLLNAAFSRRHGVLLCEQAEGMLLLCRADVTVTALSEARRAAGVPLQVQLLEDEAFEQRLMDSWQGGDDRVQRVMAELGNEMDFYTLAEELPEQDDLLESDDGAPIIRLINAMLGEAIKEGASDIHIETFERYLSIRFRIDGVLREILQPQRRLAALLVSRIKVMAKLDIAEKRIPQDGRIALRIGGRAIDVRVSTLPANHGERVVLRLLDKNSIQLNLQALGMSPALYQQTTSLLAQPHGIILVTGPTGSGKSTTLYAALSQLNSKERNILTVEDPVEYDLPGIGQTQVNSKVDMTFARGLRAILRQDPDVVMVGEIRDSETAAIAVQASLTGHLVLSTLHTNSAAGAITRLRDMGVEPFLLATSLLGVMAQRLVRILCPACRYPTTTDEGGLLPAGHQIFRPRGCPACNFTGYRGRTAIHELLLVDDALRSAILHGEDEVSLAQHLNGATLCQNGLERVLAGVTSLEEVTRVTRRS; this comes from the coding sequence ATGACTGCCCCTTTACTTAACGCTGCTTTTTCTCGCCGCCACGGTGTGCTGCTGTGCGAGCAGGCGGAAGGAATGCTGCTGCTATGCCGTGCAGACGTTACGGTAACGGCACTGAGCGAAGCGCGCAGAGCGGCAGGCGTACCGTTACAGGTTCAGCTATTAGAAGATGAGGCGTTTGAACAGCGATTAATGGATAGCTGGCAAGGGGGAGACGATCGGGTACAGCGCGTAATGGCCGAACTGGGTAACGAGATGGATTTTTATACCCTTGCGGAGGAGCTCCCTGAACAGGACGATCTGCTGGAAAGCGACGATGGCGCGCCCATCATTCGCCTGATTAACGCCATGCTGGGCGAGGCGATTAAAGAGGGCGCGTCCGATATCCATATCGAAACCTTTGAGCGCTATCTCAGCATACGTTTTCGCATTGATGGCGTACTGCGCGAAATCCTGCAACCGCAGCGGCGGCTCGCCGCCCTGCTGGTGTCACGTATTAAAGTCATGGCGAAACTCGATATTGCCGAGAAGCGTATTCCGCAGGATGGTCGTATTGCTTTGCGCATCGGTGGACGCGCCATCGACGTGCGTGTTTCCACCCTGCCCGCCAACCACGGAGAACGCGTGGTGCTGCGCCTGTTGGACAAAAACTCCATCCAGCTGAATCTGCAAGCGTTGGGCATGTCGCCAGCGCTGTATCAGCAAACCACTTCGCTGCTGGCGCAGCCGCACGGCATCATTCTGGTTACCGGGCCAACCGGCTCAGGCAAAAGCACCACGCTCTATGCTGCGCTGAGTCAGTTAAACAGCAAAGAGCGCAATATTCTGACGGTGGAAGATCCGGTTGAATACGATCTGCCGGGCATCGGACAAACTCAGGTCAACAGTAAGGTTGATATGACCTTTGCACGCGGGCTGCGCGCCATTCTGCGACAGGACCCGGATGTGGTTATGGTAGGCGAAATTCGCGACAGCGAAACTGCCGCCATCGCCGTCCAGGCTTCGCTTACCGGTCATCTGGTGTTATCCACTCTGCATACCAACAGCGCCGCCGGAGCCATTACCCGCTTGCGGGATATGGGCGTCGAACCGTTTTTACTGGCGACATCGTTGCTGGGCGTCATGGCACAACGCCTGGTGCGGATACTCTGTCCGGCATGTCGTTATCCAACAACAACCGACGAAGGTGGGCTTTTACCCGCCGGTCATCAGATTTTTCGTCCCCGGGGCTGCCCGGCATGCAACTTTACCGGCTACCGCGGGCGAACGGCGATTCATGAACTGCTGCTGGTGGACGATGCACTGCGTAGCGCCATCTTACATGGCGAAGATGAGGTGAGTCTGGCGCAACACCTCAACGGCGCGACGCTCTGTCAGAACGGGCTGGAGCGCGTTTTAGCGGGCGTAACCTCGCTGGAAGAAGTTACACGCGTCACACGGAGAAGTTGA
- the gspD gene encoding type II secretion system secretin GspD: MGRCSRWLTVFGLCLALPLQAAEFSASFKGVEVHEFINTVSKNLNKTVIIDPGVRGTITVRSYDMLNEEQYYQFFLSVLDVYGFAVVPMDNGVLKVVKAKDAKNASIPVVDNSSTARGDEVVTRVAPLHNVTARDLAPLLRQLNDNAGVGNVVHYDPSNVLLLTGRAAVINRLMQIIERVDNAGGQKVQTLPLQHASAAEVARLVTQMAQDNNKNAAPPGRIVADERTNAVLISGDDRARGRLAAMVRQLDKPQVSRGNTRVVYLKYASAEKLVEVLTGVGGNQENAGTSGILSKDMVIKADPQTNSLIINATPDVMNELEQVIARLDIRRPQVLVEAIIAEVQNADGLNLGVQWSHTHAGMTQFPNSGLPVSSVVAAADRYRQDGKISDSMSDALGAFNGIAAGFYSGNWAMLLTALSSDSKNNILATPSIVTIDNKEAIFNVGQEVPVLSGSQTTSGDNIFNTVERKTVGVKLKVNPQINEGDSVLLEIEQEVSSVAENAHTNELGAVFNTRTVSNAVLVSSGATVVVGGLLNTTSRESVSKVPLLGDIPLLGNLFSYKSKSREKRNLMLFIRPTIIRDQQHYDSTSTGKYRQFQRHDVNTPEAELWRDQPAQRLNLPELAADKGFNEVRSAIALFYSKL, translated from the coding sequence ATGGGACGATGTAGCCGCTGGCTGACAGTTTTTGGGCTTTGCCTGGCGCTGCCCCTACAGGCCGCAGAATTTTCAGCAAGCTTTAAGGGCGTCGAGGTTCATGAATTTATTAACACCGTCAGCAAAAATCTTAATAAAACGGTGATTATCGATCCTGGCGTTCGCGGCACTATCACCGTACGCAGCTACGACATGCTTAATGAAGAGCAATACTACCAGTTCTTTCTTAGTGTGCTTGATGTATACGGCTTCGCCGTGGTGCCGATGGATAACGGCGTGCTGAAGGTGGTAAAAGCGAAAGACGCCAAAAACGCCTCGATACCGGTAGTGGATAACAGCAGCACCGCGCGCGGCGACGAAGTGGTAACCCGCGTCGCGCCGCTACATAACGTGACCGCACGTGATTTAGCGCCGCTGCTGCGTCAGCTTAACGATAATGCCGGTGTTGGAAACGTCGTGCATTACGATCCTTCCAACGTCCTGCTGCTTACCGGACGCGCCGCAGTGATTAACCGTCTGATGCAGATTATCGAGCGGGTCGACAATGCAGGCGGACAGAAGGTGCAAACCCTGCCCCTTCAGCATGCTTCAGCTGCTGAGGTTGCTCGTCTGGTCACGCAGATGGCCCAGGATAACAATAAAAACGCCGCGCCACCGGGACGGATCGTGGCCGATGAGCGAACCAACGCGGTGCTGATCAGCGGTGACGATCGGGCGCGCGGCCGCCTGGCGGCGATGGTTCGCCAGCTGGATAAACCTCAGGTCAGCCGTGGCAACACCCGCGTGGTTTATTTGAAATATGCCAGCGCGGAAAAGCTGGTTGAGGTGCTGACCGGCGTCGGCGGCAACCAGGAGAATGCTGGCACGAGCGGCATCCTCAGCAAAGATATGGTGATAAAAGCTGACCCGCAGACCAACTCGCTGATTATTAACGCTACGCCAGACGTAATGAATGAGCTGGAACAGGTGATCGCCCGTCTCGATATTCGTCGCCCGCAGGTGCTGGTGGAGGCGATTATCGCTGAGGTGCAGAATGCCGACGGGCTTAATCTTGGCGTTCAGTGGAGCCATACCCATGCCGGAATGACGCAGTTTCCCAATAGCGGGCTGCCGGTCAGTAGCGTGGTTGCCGCCGCCGACCGGTATCGCCAGGATGGAAAAATTTCAGACAGCATGAGCGATGCGCTGGGTGCCTTCAACGGGATTGCCGCCGGTTTCTATTCCGGCAACTGGGCCATGCTGCTGACCGCCCTGTCCAGCGACAGCAAAAACAATATTCTGGCGACGCCCAGCATCGTCACTATCGATAACAAAGAGGCCATTTTCAACGTTGGTCAGGAAGTGCCGGTGCTGTCAGGCTCGCAAACTACCTCCGGCGATAACATCTTTAATACCGTCGAACGTAAAACCGTCGGCGTCAAACTTAAGGTCAATCCGCAAATAAACGAAGGCGATTCGGTTCTGCTGGAGATAGAGCAGGAAGTATCGAGCGTGGCGGAAAATGCCCACACCAACGAGCTGGGCGCGGTTTTCAACACGCGCACCGTCAGCAATGCGGTGTTGGTTTCCAGCGGTGCCACCGTGGTGGTTGGCGGCTTACTTAACACCACCAGCCGGGAAAGCGTCAGCAAAGTGCCGCTGCTGGGCGATATCCCGCTGCTCGGTAACCTGTTCAGCTACAAAAGTAAAAGCCGTGAAAAACGCAATCTGATGCTGTTTATCCGCCCGACAATCATCCGCGATCAGCAGCATTACGACAGCACCTCGACAGGGAAATATCGGCAGTTTCAGCGTCATGACGTTAACACCCCGGAAGCTGAGCTGTGGCGAGATCAGCCAGCTCAGCGGCTGAACCTGCCGGAGCTGGCCGCCGATAAGGGGTTTAATGAGGTTCGCAGCGCTATCGCCCTGTTTTACAGCAAGTTGTGA
- the gspC gene encoding type II secretion system protein GspC, with the protein MAKISWQLAFPLNHISTKEINQSPVSSRPLPVISPGLFGAENIAANNAITTSVSLATTSLPLTLTGLIASNDSQLALAVILYQGRQASYAVGDNLPLANVSVRQITADGVLLAEPGGNTWLRYPHQPPLPQTVTAKPLSSSLTRQLKQRPADIADYLSVTPVREGDRLLGYRINPGRKSALFASLGFKPGDLAVAINGADLRDKQQAQHILLQLPQLRTVTVSVERDGQRYDISVSLDEETSWDDVAAG; encoded by the coding sequence ATGGCGAAAATTAGCTGGCAGTTAGCCTTTCCTTTAAATCACATTTCCACAAAAGAAATTAATCAATCCCCTGTCTCATCCCGGCCATTACCGGTTATTTCTCCGGGATTATTCGGCGCAGAAAATATAGCGGCGAATAACGCAATAACAACGTCGGTATCTTTAGCTACTACCTCTTTACCTTTGACGCTAACCGGCCTGATCGCCAGCAATGATTCACAATTAGCGTTGGCGGTGATTCTTTATCAGGGACGTCAGGCGAGCTATGCCGTCGGCGATAACTTACCGCTTGCAAACGTCTCTGTCCGTCAGATTACGGCTGATGGCGTGCTGTTAGCAGAACCGGGAGGCAACACCTGGTTACGCTATCCCCACCAGCCTCCGCTGCCGCAAACGGTGACAGCCAAACCGCTATCCTCCAGCCTGACGCGCCAGTTAAAACAGCGTCCGGCGGATATTGCCGACTATCTGAGCGTCACACCGGTACGTGAAGGTGACAGGCTGCTCGGCTACAGAATCAATCCGGGGCGTAAATCTGCACTTTTTGCCAGTCTGGGATTTAAGCCGGGAGATCTGGCAGTAGCCATTAACGGAGCCGATCTGCGTGATAAGCAACAGGCCCAACATATTTTATTGCAGCTGCCTCAGCTACGTACGGTCACCGTATCCGTAGAGCGCGACGGCCAGCGTTATGACATTTCGGTTTCACTGGATGAGGAAACATCATGGGACGATGTAGCCGCTGGCTGA
- a CDS encoding glycoside hydrolase family 3 protein: MNLLTVDGLKFKDLNKNGKLDSYEDWRLDSETRAKALTSLMSVEEKAGAMMHGTITLNDEGRVDFDTTQEEIKQGFVNTFITRMAGNPRYISADNNKLQELAEETRLGIPITISTDPRHHFVNDPNATSVAAGSFSQWPETLGLAAINDAELVKTFGDIARQEYRAVGIHMALSPQADLATEPRWGRINGTFGEDNQIAKRMVQAYVEGFQQGAEGLKPDSVATVVKHFAGGGPQLRGLDPHNIYGKEQVYPGDNLEYHLVPFEGAFAANVASVMPYYGQPIGLWYQGQQIEEVGFGYSKQVLTDMLRGRFAFKGVILSDWGILEDCIGQCATGISDEEVAAGVSPWKAGIGMSWGVENLTRQERVVKSIEAGMDQFGGTTNSSDLIAAINQQQIPVTRIDESVVRIMKQKFDLGLFEKPFVNEDKALEIVGNTLFQQKADVAQRRSQVLLQNNNGLLPLALSGKKVFLHNVNATVAARYGLQAVESPEQAEIAILRVDTPHQNEPHYPFGSVNFGQLGFEDDDSVVLDELSDVYSGSEDYQLIKQIEALNIPTVISVYIDRPVILTNIVDKTDVLLANFGASDEAVLDVITGKSKAEGKMPFELPSSWQAVLDQKEDVAHDSDDPLFPIGAGIL, encoded by the coding sequence GTGAACTTGCTTACGGTAGACGGACTTAAATTCAAAGACTTAAATAAGAACGGCAAGCTTGATAGCTATGAAGACTGGCGCCTTGACAGTGAAACCAGGGCAAAGGCGCTTACCTCATTAATGAGCGTCGAGGAAAAAGCAGGAGCGATGATGCATGGCACCATTACGCTCAATGATGAAGGACGTGTCGATTTCGACACCACTCAGGAAGAGATTAAACAAGGATTTGTAAATACCTTCATTACCCGTATGGCCGGGAATCCTCGCTATATCTCAGCGGACAATAATAAGTTACAGGAACTGGCGGAAGAAACCCGGCTGGGGATACCGATTACTATCAGTACCGATCCGCGCCATCATTTTGTTAACGATCCTAATGCAACCAGCGTGGCGGCAGGCAGCTTCTCCCAGTGGCCGGAAACCCTGGGGCTGGCGGCGATTAATGATGCTGAACTGGTGAAAACCTTCGGCGATATCGCCCGTCAGGAATATCGCGCTGTCGGCATCCATATGGCGCTGTCGCCGCAGGCCGATCTTGCCACCGAGCCGCGCTGGGGACGTATTAACGGAACCTTTGGCGAGGATAATCAGATTGCCAAAAGAATGGTACAGGCCTACGTTGAAGGTTTTCAGCAAGGTGCTGAAGGTCTGAAGCCGGACAGCGTAGCTACCGTGGTCAAGCACTTTGCTGGCGGTGGCCCGCAGCTCCGGGGACTGGATCCCCATAATATCTATGGTAAAGAGCAGGTCTATCCGGGCGATAACCTGGAATACCACCTGGTGCCGTTTGAAGGCGCGTTTGCCGCTAACGTGGCGTCGGTTATGCCTTACTACGGACAGCCGATCGGCCTGTGGTATCAGGGGCAGCAGATTGAGGAAGTCGGTTTTGGTTACAGCAAGCAGGTATTAACCGATATGCTGCGCGGACGTTTCGCCTTTAAGGGCGTTATTCTCAGCGACTGGGGGATCCTGGAGGACTGTATTGGGCAGTGCGCAACGGGTATCAGTGATGAAGAAGTGGCCGCTGGAGTTTCACCGTGGAAAGCCGGAATTGGCATGTCGTGGGGCGTGGAAAACCTGACACGCCAGGAGCGTGTGGTGAAGTCGATCGAAGCGGGTATGGATCAGTTCGGTGGCACAACTAATTCCAGCGATCTGATTGCGGCCATTAATCAACAACAGATCCCTGTGACGCGTATTGACGAGTCGGTTGTCCGCATCATGAAGCAGAAATTTGATCTGGGACTGTTTGAAAAACCCTTCGTTAATGAAGATAAAGCCCTTGAAATCGTAGGTAACACGCTATTCCAGCAAAAAGCTGATGTGGCCCAGCGCCGTTCGCAGGTGCTGCTGCAAAATAATAATGGTTTGTTGCCGCTGGCGCTGAGCGGTAAAAAAGTCTTTTTACACAATGTTAACGCCACCGTTGCTGCCCGCTATGGCTTGCAGGCTGTGGAAAGCCCTGAGCAGGCAGAGATCGCTATCCTGCGTGTTGATACGCCACATCAGAATGAACCGCACTATCCCTTTGGCTCAGTTAATTTTGGACAGCTTGGGTTTGAAGATGATGACAGCGTCGTGCTGGATGAGTTATCTGATGTTTACAGCGGCAGTGAAGATTATCAGCTGATTAAGCAGATAGAAGCGCTCAATATTCCTACCGTCATTTCGGTATATATCGATCGCCCGGTCATTCTCACCAATATTGTTGATAAAACCGATGTATTGCTGGCGAACTTCGGCGCTTCTGATGAGGCGGTGCTGGATGTGATTACCGGTAAGAGCAAAGCCGAGGGCAAAATGCCGTTCGAGCTGCCTTCCAGCTGGCAGGCGGTGCTGGATCAGAAAGAAGATGTCGCTCATGACAGCGACGATCCCTTATTTCCCATCGGAGCAGGGATTTTATAA
- a CDS encoding DUF6694 family lipoprotein, with translation MKKFLAVSLLALLLTGCDKPTIDATTDETMKTSIVKVREALPENKRDEFDNALKVVALSSINLGELLRKGMEGANDDSLAEKMREAFAGKTGEEVIAEAKKIMAEKELQQ, from the coding sequence GTGAAAAAATTTTTGGCAGTAAGTTTGCTGGCGCTATTGCTGACCGGATGTGATAAGCCCACGATTGATGCGACTACTGATGAGACGATGAAAACGTCTATTGTGAAAGTCAGAGAGGCGCTTCCTGAGAATAAAAGAGATGAATTTGACAACGCGCTGAAAGTAGTAGCTTTGAGTAGCATTAATCTGGGTGAATTGCTACGCAAAGGTATGGAAGGTGCCAACGATGACTCGCTGGCTGAAAAAATGCGTGAAGCATTTGCCGGTAAAACGGGCGAGGAGGTTATTGCGGAAGCGAAAAAAATTATGGCTGAAAAAGAGTTACAGCAATAA
- a CDS encoding fimbrial protein — translation MEIDEVIWCDFIIICARGTVEPSGTIKSAGFSVMLDGARYNVFETSIPGIGYIVAVKDYHASNYIPLQMSTSQTYPVGDAGSIYAPSLGWTVKVTFVKTGEKLQSGSHRSPLIHVAVLTAYDSTNTSITANVYINPTSFIVKAAGCTINTDSIDLDLGDINVRELPAIGSTSPAASFTIDVDCDENIALNAVVTDQSNPENRSSVVSLTGTSTAAGVGVEFFYDGTGPLKLGPDSASRGTANQFFIQHIGQAQRLSLPFQARYIRTGELTPGSANALASVTFSYQ, via the coding sequence ATGGAAATTGATGAAGTTATCTGGTGTGACTTCATTATTATTTGCGCAAGGGGAACGGTTGAGCCATCAGGCACGATTAAATCTGCCGGTTTTTCGGTTATGCTAGATGGTGCCCGGTATAATGTTTTCGAAACCAGCATACCTGGGATAGGTTATATAGTAGCGGTAAAAGATTATCACGCGTCTAACTATATTCCTTTACAGATGTCAACGTCACAGACTTATCCAGTCGGAGATGCCGGGAGTATTTATGCCCCTTCACTGGGCTGGACGGTCAAAGTGACTTTTGTTAAAACAGGTGAGAAACTGCAGTCGGGATCGCATCGATCGCCGCTGATCCACGTTGCGGTATTAACCGCCTATGACAGCACTAACACCAGCATAACGGCTAATGTTTATATCAATCCAACCAGCTTTATCGTGAAAGCCGCTGGCTGTACCATTAATACCGACAGTATTGACCTTGATCTTGGTGATATCAATGTGCGTGAACTACCTGCTATTGGCAGTACCTCGCCTGCCGCCAGTTTCACTATTGATGTTGACTGCGATGAAAATATTGCTTTAAACGCAGTCGTAACGGATCAAAGTAATCCGGAAAACCGATCTTCCGTGGTTTCACTTACCGGTACGTCTACTGCGGCTGGTGTGGGAGTAGAATTTTTTTATGATGGTACAGGGCCGCTCAAACTGGGCCCGGACAGCGCCTCACGCGGTACGGCTAATCAATTTTTTATTCAGCATATTGGTCAGGCCCAGCGGCTCTCTTTGCCGTTTCAGGCGCGCTATATCCGTACTGGTGAACTGACGCCGGGTTCAGCCAATGCGTTAGCCAGCGTGACATTTTCCTATCAGTAA
- a CDS encoding fimbrial protein — protein sequence MSLSRQIIFSGLLFCALPYRVQAYDTMISASGNIVGNGCTIATDSKNLNVPLGEIGMRNFTISGNRISPAKSFFINLEDCSSTFRGVRVLFIATPDPHNPQYIKVDEGGASGVAIQLLDKNEDPVALNTHTPTYGLTGEDTVQIKFYARLIATEAQVNAGAVSAVATWMLEYQ from the coding sequence ATGTCGCTAAGCCGCCAGATAATATTTTCAGGCCTGCTGTTTTGTGCCCTTCCTTATCGCGTACAGGCTTACGATACGATGATTTCCGCCAGCGGAAATATTGTTGGTAACGGCTGCACAATAGCAACAGACAGTAAAAACCTTAATGTGCCTTTAGGTGAAATCGGCATGCGTAATTTTACTATTTCCGGTAATCGAATCAGCCCGGCCAAATCATTTTTTATTAACCTGGAAGACTGCTCCTCTACTTTTCGTGGCGTCAGAGTGCTGTTTATCGCTACGCCGGATCCTCACAACCCTCAGTATATTAAAGTGGATGAAGGCGGCGCCAGCGGAGTAGCGATACAGCTGCTGGATAAAAATGAAGACCCCGTCGCGCTAAATACGCACACGCCGACTTATGGATTGACCGGGGAGGATACCGTACAGATTAAATTTTACGCCCGCCTGATTGCCACAGAGGCACAGGTGAATGCAGGAGCCGTTTCTGCCGTCGCAACCTGGATGCTGGAGTATCAATGA